The segment GACCTTAAAAGGGTGGGGCTTATGCAAATATAATCCCAAATTGGCCAGTTCTGTGGGTGTTCCTCATAATGGGGGCGTGGTTGAGTAATTTCCCATGAATAAGGGttaaaatgttgggaggtatcAGTAATGTGATGTGATAGGCTAGGACTATAAAGAGGATGATACACATATCTAAATTATTAACATAATTTagtcacagatactggctggtgaccggttcaTGCAGCTTTACGTGTACTACCCTATTTAGCATAAGATATGGCTGTACCAAAACATCACTTTTAACTTTTTGTGTCATccgtatttcctcatagattgtaattaATATCTTCTGAGCACGGCCCTCAATCCTCTTGTTTGATTTGTTAATTTGTGTGTTACTATGTAATTTTATTAGTAATATTGGGTAATATTATAAGGCTAAATTAAAAGATAAAAGCCCTGACAACTTACTTTCAGAGGTGGTGTCCACATGATATGGGCTGATATTGGTGGTTACATCATTGGATCCAGGCATGGAGCTCTTAGTGTCTTCAATGATGTCTATGTTTTCAGCCCGTCCATGAGAAGCATCATCGGTTATAATGTTAGAGGCGGTGTCCACGTCCTCTGGGCTGATATTGATGGTTACATTTTTGGATCCAGGCATGGAGATCTTAGTGTCTTCAATGAGATCTCTGGTTTCAGCCAGTCCATGATGAGCCTCATCGGTTGTAATGTCAGAGGCGATGTCCACGTCCTCTGGGCTGATGTTGATCGTTACGTCATTGGATCCAGGCATGGAGATCTTAGTGTCATCAATGAGATCTCCGTTTTCAGCCAGTCCATGAGGAGCATCATCAGTTATATTATCAGAAGCCGTGTCCATGTCATCTGGACTGACATTGATGGTAACATCATTGGATTCAGGCATGAAGATCTTAGTGTCTTCAATGATATCTCTGTTTTCAGCCCATTCATAAGGAGCATTATCGGTTATATCAGAGGTGGTGTCCACGTCCTCTGGACTGATATTGATGGAAACATCATTAGATCCAGGCATGGAGATCTTAGTATCTTCAATGAGATCTCTGTTTTCAGCCAGTCCATGAGACGCATCATCGGTTGTAATATCAGAGGTGGTGTCCACGTCATCTGGGCTGATGTTGATGGTTTCATCATTGGGTCCAGGCATGGAGATCTTAGTGTCTCCATTGATGTCTATGTTCTCAGCCAGTCCTTGAGAAGCATCATCAGTTATAATATTAATTTTGTCCTGACGTTTTTCTGAAACACAGAACATTGATATCAGAAATGATAAAATAAAGGCTTATATATGTTCAGTGTAATTTATTAACCGTTTACAGGTATTTGAAACCCCCTGAATGGCACAATAATCcacgagaataaaaaaaacacaatctctGAAGCTGCCTCTACATTTAGGATTCCTTCACTTTTCTTTGTCGACATGGCAGATCCCCCTAGTTTCCCTGTATAACCATGTTCCCGGATTAATGATCATGGCAGCGAGATAGAGAAACTATCAAATACACAATCGTGGACCAGTGGTTATATTGAGTGTTGTATTGAATAATCTATAAAATGGAGGATTTTTCTGTAAAGTGAAGCTGCACTTTTACTTCTGGTGGATGTGGGAATAACTGTATGTGATGGTGTGTAGTGTTATGTCACAAGACGGCAGATCGTTACAGAGAACGGCTCCGGATGGTGTGAGGAGCGGGAATACTCCGTCCTCGCCAATAAGAGGCGTTCATTGGGAAATACATTGAGATATAGTGCGCAGTTGTGATGACTCCGGTGACGTTACTGAAAATGTTCATagattaggttgtttttttttagcaaaaacatTTCATTAAATGAAAGAGAcgaaccagaaaattcccagtgtcCAAGTGATAGAAAACCCCCCTATAAATGGTTCTATGTAGATAGATATTAATAAGTCACATCTGTTATACCGTATTTATCGTTGATTTGGTCGCTACTCTCTCTACTTTCATCGATGGTACATTGGGTCTCAACATCTCTCTTGGATTTTTTCTTCATCGATTTTCTATATAATTGTAATAAGGGAAGTAATATTGTGGATTAGTGACATGAATCATCTCTGTTTTCTGTAGAATGTGATAAAGCTTCATATGTTTCTTCATTTTATCTATTTCTATCTGTAGAATCATTACCCCCAAGTCATTTTACATCTGTGACAATCAGCAATTCTTTATATTATGTACACAGAGGTGTAATGTTCCCCCATTAGACCACCAGGGGCGCACAACTGCAGAGTGACATGTTCATGAGCCACAAGAAGTCTACATTGTAATATTCCCTTTACTGGGTCATGTTATTACTAGAGGAGGTGGTACAGTATTTCCTATATAGACTACGGTGTAGAACATATATATGGCACTGAGCAGTTATGTGCTGGAGGAACCTGGAAGGAGAACACAATTACATACCCTCCAATATCCAGAAGTGCAAATACATCCCAGCGTCATAGAGAAATATAATATGCTGTTTATTCCATTAtatccatataacagtgccatgtcATGGGAAACATTGCCCTGTTATATGGATGTAATGGAATAAGCAGAATTTTATTTGCACCAAGAAGATCCTGAGATGCTGAGATGTATTTGCATTTATGGATGGTATAGAATTGGCACCCCAAGGATCACGGGCAGAGCAGGACTGAACCCCAGTGATGACTCTTTTACCTAAAAACCTCCAATATTCAGATATAAAAATAATTACACCAGTAACAGTCGCCCACATAAGAACCTGCCACAGGTGACCCCATAAAGCATCGGCATGTTTAATTtctacatgcccgatcctttgttcccgtgGGGATAAATCAAGTGTTCGCCTGACCGCCATATAAAGCGTATGGGCGGCTTAAGACTTTCGGGGTAAGATGGCTCCGTCACATGTCAGGGCTTTGCACTTCAGAGAATTTGGACTCCACGGTTCTAATACAACATGAAATCCGGGCAAATCACAGACAGATATTTTGTCGTTATCCTTTTGTTCTTCTATATAGAGAAGAGAATGAAAGGAACTGCAGAATATTCTTGTGAAATCTCTGGTTTGTGAGTAGACGGCTGTGCATGGAAGTCAGTATGGTAAAAGCAGGACACAAAATCATTATTTACAATACTCACTTATATCTGATGTAATGGATGAGAGAAAAAAACATTCCAAGGATGAAGATGGCGACAACAGAACCGGCAGCAGCCGCAACGTATTTATTTGTAAGTAGAGAGATGATGGTAGAAGCTGCAGAAGTCACAATGAATTTATTCCAAAATGGTATTGGAGGCGCAGGAGTAGTGGTATGTactggagaagaaggagaagcaatAAGTGATCAGATAACTTGTCTACtataattaattattattattattactattattattattactatcattattattattactattattattattattattacta is part of the Rhinoderma darwinii isolate aRhiDar2 chromosome 10, aRhiDar2.hap1, whole genome shotgun sequence genome and harbors:
- the LOC142662620 gene encoding uncharacterized protein LOC142662620: MTCGGIGIRVVYVTKGYPDQKEKCFFRMEQCQGPQDCGVHTTTPAPPIPFWNKFIVTSAASTIISLLTNKYVAAAAGSVVAIFILGMFFSLIHYIRYKKSMKKKSKRDVETQCTIDESRESSDQINDKYEKRQDKINIITDDASQGLAENIDINGDTKISMPGPNDETINISPDDVDTTSDITTDDASHGLAENRDLIEDTKISMPGSNDVSINISPEDVDTTSDITDNAPYEWAENRDIIEDTKIFMPESNDVTINVSPDDMDTASDNITDDAPHGLAENGDLIDDTKISMPGSNDVTINISPEDVDIASDITTDEAHHGLAETRDLIEDTKISMPGSKNVTINISPEDVDTASNIITDDASHGRAENIDIIEDTKSSMPGSNDVTTNISPYHVDTTSEKQQEDKEHLQHLPSAEKHLGQNKEGVGFNASKTNTFTGSASYSSPMQELHKHLLAYFEKAASSPK